Proteins found in one Maridesulfovibrio sp. genomic segment:
- a CDS encoding nitroreductase family protein, whose translation MNKGEKLGVKDAILKRHSVRSYNSKPVTTEQIEELINAARLAPSSLNSQPWRFKVVSDRKTLIKFGEKDISRKQSWLADAGAIIVCCADMAGYIKDSQASAFFFRENNLITGDPMDGIDEYLEREVSATEAAKFGASAMNVGISVSFMMLRAIELGLGTCWVGMYDEQKIMELLDIDPLLRIVGLLAVGVPDEGDLPTEHNRKRLDEILLP comes from the coding sequence ATGAACAAAGGCGAAAAACTAGGCGTTAAAGACGCAATTTTAAAAAGGCATAGTGTACGTTCTTACAATTCAAAACCGGTTACCACCGAGCAGATTGAAGAATTAATTAATGCAGCCAGACTAGCTCCTTCCAGCCTCAATTCACAGCCTTGGCGTTTTAAAGTTGTATCGGACAGGAAAACGCTGATAAAATTCGGCGAAAAAGATATCTCAAGAAAACAATCATGGCTGGCTGACGCCGGCGCTATCATCGTCTGCTGTGCGGATATGGCAGGCTACATCAAGGACTCTCAGGCCAGCGCCTTCTTTTTCCGGGAAAACAACCTGATAACCGGCGACCCGATGGATGGGATCGACGAATACCTTGAACGCGAAGTCTCCGCCACTGAAGCCGCAAAGTTCGGTGCATCTGCCATGAACGTCGGAATATCTGTCTCTTTCATGATGCTTCGGGCGATAGAACTTGGTCTCGGCACATGCTGGGTAGGAATGTATGACGAACAAAAGATCATGGAATTGCTGGACATTGATCCGTTACTGCGAATCGTAGGACTTCTTGCAGTCGGTGTCCCTGATGAGGGGGACCTGCCCACCGAGCACAATCGTAAAAGACTTGACGAGATCCTGCTCCCCTAA